In a genomic window of Gemmatimonadetes bacterium T265:
- a CDS encoding two-component system response regulator yields MIAQDVSPLLVVEDSEEDYTALRWALRKVGVDRPLRRCATGAELFDYLRRTGPYAAAASGGPADSGPGDAPTPALILLDLNLGVDDGRDVLARLKADAALRRIPVVVWTTSAHPDDVAQCYAHGASGYATKPVDVDQLVESLRNVTRYWFGCVILPDAAPGAPARASSGARG; encoded by the coding sequence ATGATCGCCCAGGACGTCTCCCCCCTCCTCGTCGTCGAAGACAGCGAGGAGGACTACACCGCGCTTCGCTGGGCGCTGCGCAAGGTCGGCGTCGACCGCCCGCTACGCCGCTGTGCGACCGGGGCCGAGCTGTTCGACTACCTGCGTCGCACCGGGCCGTACGCGGCCGCGGCGTCGGGCGGGCCCGCCGACAGCGGCCCCGGCGACGCGCCGACGCCCGCGCTCATCCTGCTCGACCTCAACCTCGGCGTCGACGACGGGCGCGACGTGCTCGCGCGGCTCAAGGCCGACGCGGCGCTGCGCCGCATCCCGGTCGTCGTCTGGACCACGTCGGCGCACCCGGACGACGTGGCGCAGTGCTACGCGCACGGCGCGAGCGGCTACGCGACGAAGCCGGTGGACGTGGACCAGCTGGTCGAGTCGCTGCGCAACGTGACGCGCTACTGGTTCGGGTGCGTGATCCTCCCCGACGCCGCGCCCGGCGCGCCCGCGCGGGCGTCGTCGGGCGCCCGTGGCTGA